In Mercenaria mercenaria strain notata unplaced genomic scaffold, MADL_Memer_1 contig_5094, whole genome shotgun sequence, a single window of DNA contains:
- the LOC123523269 gene encoding uncharacterized protein LOC123523269, whose protein sequence is MSNLTYIKGVRTRHRNSLQREIEHVEELLSHNLEEVDIEQEIVSTNKCLKALKSYCEKVEIQCKRYATAIGDSDEELTEQIMDEDYNLCSKSMEYYAELEEYKERLLKKKETTDLKTTEPKHAFALQEEMQSFMMKQSERQQEFIERQSQRQQIFMEKQSEQQQELMEKISGTREHSKSVKLPKLDLTSFSGNKLKWPEFWDSFDCAVHGNDKLSDIEKFSYLRSKLVGEAKASISRLALSNDNYAVAIALLQDRYGKKQEIIDLHYSKLMTIVPPTSKTDSLRFFLDTIEKHLRSLEVLRENVNQSMFVSMIKSKVPKDVLLHLEVQKGSEKEWTVADLMKQLRAYIIARERTEQDDSPNSGNSERSRNFRYERSVKPANFKYRRYDMRGKDKFVNSRRNTEHTSSAEALVSTDKPRTPKSYADQCRYCKKSHWSDECPTYRTIESRKKMLKDSCFKCLKFGHLSRECKGNKVCVYCGERNVHHRSLCPKKFIHNAVNETVHVMEEITTETGLAEISDENVLVSTGEIVLMQTASTEVVNLAKTKSRQLRLLLDSGSQRTYISERLAEQLKLEKGQT, encoded by the coding sequence ATGTCAAACCTGACTTACATCAAAGGTGTCAGAACTAGGCATAGGAATAGCTTACAGAGAGAAATTGAACATGTTGAAGAATTATTAAGTCATAATCTAGAAGAAGTTGATATAGAGCAGGAAATTGTGAGTACAAATAAGTGTTTGAAAGCACTAAAATCTTACTgtgaaaaagtggaaattcagtGTAAAAGATACGCGACCGCAATAGGTGATAGTGATGAGGAATTGACTGAACAAATAATGGATGAAGACTACAACTTATGTTCTAAATCAATGGAATATTATGCTGAGTTAGAGGAATACAAAGAGAggttattaaagaaaaaagagaCAACTGACCTAAAAACAACTGAACCTAAACATGCTTTTGCATTACAGGAAGAAATGCAATCATTCATGATGAAACAAAGTGAACGTCAACAAGAGTTTATAGAACGACAGAGTCAGCGACAGCAGATTTTTATGGAAAAACAAAGTGAACAGCAACAGGAATTAATGGAAAAAATCAGTGGAACACGGGAACATTCGAAATCTGTGAAGTTGCCAAAACTTGACTTAACATCGTTCAGTGGTAATAAGCTTAAGTGGCCTGAGTTTTGGGATTCATTTGATTGTGCTGTTCATGGTAACGACAAGTTGTCTGATATTGAGAAATTCAGTTATCTACGAAGTAAGTTAGTGGGAGAAGCAAAGGCGTCCATTTCGAGATTGGCGCTTTCCAATGATAATTATGCAGTAGCAATTGCATTATTGCAGGATAGATATGGaaagaaacaagaaataataGATCTCCATTATAGCAAGTTGATGACTATCGTTCCCCCTACGAGTAAGACTGATAGCCTTCGTTTCTTCTTAGATACGATTGAGAAGCATCTCAGAAGTTTAGAAGTGTTGCGGGAAAATGTGAATCAAAGTATGTTTGTATCAATGATAAAGTCAAAAGTTCCAAAAGACGTACTTCTGCATTTGGAAGTTCAAAAGGGTTCTGAAAAAGAATGGACTGTTGCAGACTTAATGAAACAGTTGAGAGCATACATTATTGCAAGAGAACGAACAGAGCAGGACGATTCTCCAAACAGTGGCAATAGTGAAAGGAGTAGAAACTTTCGCTATGAAAGGTCAGTGAAACCAGCTAATTTTAAATACAGGAGATATGAcatgagaggtaaagataaatttGTAAATTCGCGTCGGAACACGGAGCATACAAGCTCAGCTGAAGCCTTGGTATCTACGGACAAACCACGTACCCCGAAAAGTTATGCTGATCAGTGTAGATACTGTAAGAAGAGTCACTGGAGTGACGAATGTCCGACTTACCGGACCATAGAATCACGCAAAAAGATGCTGAAAgactcttgttttaaatgtttgaagTTCGGACACCTTAGCAGAGAATGTAAGGGAAACAAGGTGTGCGTTTACTGTGGTGAAAGGAACGTCCACCACAGAAGTTTGTGTCCGAAAAAGTTTATACATAATGCAGTTAATGAAACTGTTCATGTTATGGAGGAAATAACAACAGAGACGGGATTAGCTGAAATTTCGGACGAAAATGTTTTAGTCTCAACGGGAGAAATAGTGTTAATGCAAACTGCATCAACGGAAGTAGTGAATCTTGCGAAAACAAAAAGTCGGCAACTGCGTCTTCTGCTCGACTCAGGTTCACAAAGGACGTATATATCTGAACGTTTAGCAGAGCAGCTGAAACTAGAGAAAGGTCAGACATAA